In Silene latifolia isolate original U9 population chromosome 3, ASM4854445v1, whole genome shotgun sequence, a single window of DNA contains:
- the LOC141648752 gene encoding uncharacterized protein LOC141648752 has protein sequence MEIVEDDDLLQITKEDVQDEVAYWQQAVYGFVVGANPPWQPLIIREWKQDIELTKEDVKCVLAWIRLQKLPLKFWGKSLTKIANLVGPYIKSDLTTEQKTRLGFARVMVELKLGQQFPNSIKFLDEKKELVEISVDYEWKPSVCLKCKQVGHETQTCRANKSIQQKGPTKKIWRLVQKKVSQVRQASQPAVQKSVIQPVIPEDQTEQQTVIQQIPIISEITPEIRPIMRNRESISPVRQLSFTSPRSGSGQVVPSYKEVLMPHDSDSALNVIYAFNGVGDREALWTNLKRLAKNVHGPWVLGGDFNCVIKGEERLGGNVTQAESEPFQDCLKECNMVDIQAEGAFYTWNNKQPPDTRVYSRLDRLFVNHEWLVQYPSYFANFLPEGLLDHNPCLVVRKLKALKYDLRQINRHHFADIEKSIDLAESVTPPHTKKRLVENPGDMDLMRQEYEAIQVYKQLHEARMNFLRQKAKVHWIQDGDINSSYFHGIIKTRRNKNFISQIKSHKDNLCTDAAGIRQAFLDYYKLLLGSKEQTMKVNYMIVHKGKVCTERHVQQLLAPVSKSEIKEVIFHIPNDKARGPNGYSSKFFKDSWEVVG, from the exons ATGGAGATAGTTGAGGATGATGATCTGTTGCAAATCACTAAGGAAGATGTCCAAGATGAAGTAGCCTATTGGCAGCAGGCTGTCTATGGCTTTGTTGTTGGGGCAAATCCGCCATGGCAG CCACTAATAATTAGAGAATGGAAGCAAGATATTGAATTAACCAAAGAGGATGTTAAATGTGTACTTGCCTGGATCAGACTTCAAAAGCTGCCTTTGAAATTCTGGGGCAAAAGCCTCACAAAGATTGCAAACCTGGTGGGACCTTATATCAAAAGTGATTTAACCACTGAACAGAAAacaagactagggtttgcacgagttaTGGTTGAGCTTAAATTAGGGCAGCAGTTTCCAAACTCAATTAAATTTCTggatgaaaagaaggaattagttGAAATATCAGTGGACTATGAATGGAAACCTAGTGTCTGTTTAAAATGTAAGCAGGTTGGACATGAGACTCAGACTTGCAGGGCAAATAAATCAATACAACAAAAGGGTCCTACTAAGAAAATATGGCGTCTAGTGCAAAAGAAGGTCTCACAAGTAAGGCAAGCTTCTCAACCTGCAGTGCAAAAATCTGTGATACAGCCTGTAATACCTGAAGATCAGACAGAGCAACAAACTGTGATACAGCAGATTCCAATTATTAGTGAAATCACTCCAGAGATCAGACCTATAATGAGAAACAGGGAATCCATTTCCCCTGTAAGACAACTCAGTTTTACAAGTCCTAGATCAGGTTCTGGTCAGGTGGTCCCATCTTACAAAGAGGTTTTGATGCCCCATGACTCTGATAGTGCTCTAAATG TCATATATGCATTTAATGGGGTAGGAGACAGAGAGGCCCTTTGGACTAATCTCAAAAGATTAGCAAAGAATGTTCATGGTCCGTGGGTACTAGGAGGTGATTTCAATTGTGTTATTAAGGGGGAAGAAAGACTTGGTGGTAATGTCACTCAAGCTGAATCCGAACCTTTTCAGGATTGCTTAAAAGAGTGTAATATGGTTGACATTCAAGCTGAGGGTGCTTTTTACACTTGGAATAATAAACAACCTCCAGATACAAGAGTCTATAGCAGGTTAGACAGGTTATTTGTTAATCATGAATGGTTAGTGCAGTATCCTTCCTATTTTGCAAATTTTCTCCCAGAGGGATTGCTAGATCATAATCCATGCTTG GTGGTCAGGAAGCTGAAGGCTCTGAAATATGATCTCAGGCAAATTAACAGGCATCATTTTGCTGACATAGAAAAATCTATTGACTTGGCagaaagtgtaacaccccctcataccaag AAGAGATTAGTGGAGAATCCAGGGGATATGGATTTAATGAGACAGGAATATGAGGCCATTCAAGTCTATAAACAACTCCATGAGGCCAGAATGAATTTTTTAAGACAGAAGGCAAAGGTGCACTGGATTCAAGATGGGGATATAAATTCCTCCTATTTCCATGGAATTATCAAAACAAGGAGGAATAAAAATTTTATCTCTCAAATTAAAAGTCATAAAGATAATTTGTGTACTGATGCAGCAGGGATCCGACAAGCATTTTTGGATTATTATAAACTGCTGTTGGGTTCTAAAGAACAGACTATGAAGGTTAATTATATGATAGTTCATAAGGGGAAAGTCTGTACTGAGAGGCATGTTCAGCAACTTCTTGCTCCAGTATCCAAATCTGAGATTAAAGAGGTGATTTTTCACATCCCTAATGATAAAGCACGAGGGCCTAATGGATACTCTAGCAAGTTTTTCAAAGACTCATGGGAAGTTGTGGGATAA